AAATATCAATTCAAAGAAGATGGTAACACGTATAATATGGAATATTTTACACAACTATATAGGTATAATAAAAGTCTATTTAAAGATATATTTTCAAAAGAAGATACCGTCTTTTTAGTCACAAATGTTTATCGATTTAAACAGGAAAATATAAAAAATTCGCAGAAAATAAATGTATACAATAGATTTATTAAAAAGAGGGATTTAAAGTTTCATATAAGACAAGAAACATTCCCTTTTCCATTTGAAGATGAAGAAGCTGACTTATATTGTACATATCAACTTTCTTTACAATGTTTTGCGGAAGATATTAAATATGAGCCGCTTATTCAAGCTGCTAATCATGAAGATTTCCCTGACCTACGCCCACGCCTAGGACGAAAAATAGAAATTTCATATCCAGATGTATTTTTTATAAATGTAACAAAGGATATAATCATGTTTATTTATGATGATAGAGGATGTGAAGTAATCGCGAAGAATAAAGAAATGATACGGGATTTATATGAGGAGTATAAAGAGTGGGTACCAGATTATGAACGAGAAAGTATAGATAGCTTATTTAAATGACAATAGGGGAAGTGAAGCGTGTAATGAAACGTATCGCCATCGTATCCGCATGGGAACCAGAACTTACGTATTTGCATCAACATTATCCAAGTGAGCGTGTAGAGAAGATAGCAGCTTGGGAATTTCATTTTCATTCTATTAATGAATTAGAAGTGATATCAGTTGTAACAGGTGTTGGTAAAGTAAGTTGTGCTAGTTGTGTGCAATTATTAATTAGTGAATTTCAGCCGGATGAGTTGTTTATGACAGGGATATGCGGAAGTTTATCAAATAAGGTGA
This genomic interval from Bacillus cereus contains the following:
- a CDS encoding DUF3885 domain-containing protein, which translates into the protein MQLKEYMNQTFPGVTLVPSIYFQWENHLHFDFGKDKYQFKEDGNTYNMEYFTQLYRYNKSLFKDIFSKEDTVFLVTNVYRFKQENIKNSQKINVYNRFIKKRDLKFHIRQETFPFPFEDEEADLYCTYQLSLQCFAEDIKYEPLIQAANHEDFPDLRPRLGRKIEISYPDVFFINVTKDIIMFIYDDRGCEVIAKNKEMIRDLYEEYKEWVPDYERESIDSLFK